Genomic window (Mesorhizobium sp. M4B.F.Ca.ET.058.02.1.1):
ATGGCGCGCCATTCAGCACCACACCAATGGCGGCGGCGGCGACGCCGCCGAGCACGATCGCGCCCTCGCCGCCGATGACGACCAGCCCAAGGCGCGCGGGCAGCGCCACGCAGAGCGCCGCGAGCAGAAGCGGAGCGCCGCGCGACAGCGAGTTCTGGATCGAGAACCAGGACCCAAAGCCGCCCCGCCACATGGTCTCGTATAGCTGGACCGGCGACTTGCCGACCAGCGCCACGAACAGGCTGAACAGCACCATGCCGACGACCAGCGCCGCGAGCGGAATGACAAACGCCTCAGCTCGCCTGGCGGTCCATTCGAGCGCCGCCCGATATCCCTTGGCACCGAGAATGGCCGGCATGTCCGCGCTGCTCACCGTGTCCGTCATCGTCCCGACTCCCTTAGTCGGCTCAGGCGGTCGAGCCGACGACGCCCTCGACGAGATAGTCCATGCTTTCAAGCTCGATGGCGGTCTCGGCGAAGGCCTGGCCTCCAGTGGCGACGACGACGCCCTTGTTGCTCTTCAGCGGGCCCTTGATGACGGAGAAGCCGCCCTTCATCATGTCGGCTAGCGTGCCGTCGAACTGCTTGCGGGCCACTTCGTTCACGGCGGGCCCGAGCGGGCTCATCTTGACGAAGCCGTCGGCCAGGCCGCCGCGGGTGAAATTGGGCAGCGGCGTGCCGGCGATGAGGTCATCGACGAACATCTTGTAGACCTTGGCCCAGTTCCATTCCGCTCCGGTCAGGTATTTCTCCGGTGCCAGCGGGCTCTGGTTGGCGTGATAGCCGCAGACGAAGGCGCCGCGGCCGGCGGCCGTCTCGACCACCACCTTCGGGCTGTCGACATGGCAGGTGATGACGTCGGCGCCCTGGTCGACCAGCGCGTTGGTGGCCTCGGCCTCCTTGACCGCCAGCGACCATTCGCCGGTGAAGATCACCTGGCAGGTGATCGCCGGATCGACCGAACGGGCGCCGAGCAGGAAGGAATTGATGTTGAGCAGGACCTGCGGGATCGGCTTGGCGGCGACGAAGCCGAGCTTCTTCGATTTGGAGGCGTGACCGGCGACGACGCCGTTCAGATACTGGCCCATGCCGATATAGCCGAAATAGGAACCGGCGTTCATCGGGTGCTTGTCCTTGTTCCACATCCCGCCGCAATGGCGGAACTGCACGTCGGGGAACTTCGCGCACATGGCGAGCATATGCGGATCGAAATAGCCGAAGGAGGTCGGGAAGATCAGCGAGGCGCCGTCGAGGTTGATCATCGATTCCATCGTCTTCTGGACGTCGACCGTCTCGGGAACGTTCTCTTCCTCGACGACGGAAATGCCCTCGATGCTCTTCAGCGTCGCCGCGCCCTCTGCATGCGCCTGGTTGTAGCCGTAGTCGTCCTTCGGGCCGACATAGATGAAGCCGACGGTCGCCGACGCGGCGAACGCCCTGCGGATCGGAAAGGCTGCCGAGGCCAGACCGAGCGCCGCTCCGGCGGCGGAGGTCCTGAGCAGATCGCGGCGGCTAAGTTTGAATCTCGCGGTCATATCGAATGCTCCCCTTTTTGGACCCGATCTCCGGGCCGGTTGCTATCCACTGGAAAAGTGCATGCAATCACTGTGCCAGTTTCAAAGCTTGCTTTTTCGCAATAAAATCAATGTGTGGGTTTAGAGGCTCTGCATAAACGCAAGGCAAGTGCATGCACTTTTTGCCTGATAAATGACCAGTTTGACATTGAGGTTAAAATCTAGGCATACAGGTGCAGCCTTGAGTCGAAATTCAGCCCGGGAGCCGTCCACCTCGCGGGTCTGCCTGCAACAAACTGGACGGAGGAGACGTGTCGGCAAAGCGCAGCTTGGTCAGGTCGGGCACGACCGTGGATCAGATGGTGAGGGCGATCGCGGACCGCATCGTCACCGGCTATCTGCGCCCCGGCGAAAGGCTCGACGAGGTCTCGCTAGCCGCCCGCTTCGACGTTTCGCGCACGCCCGTCCGCGAGGCGCTCGGCCATCTGAGCGCCATGGGGCTGGTCGAGAGGCGGCCCAACCGCGGCGCCATCGTCGCCGTGGTGACGCAGGAGCATCTCGCCTCGATGTTCGAAAGCATGGCCGAGCTGGAAGCGATCTGCGCGCGCTTCTCGGCCGAGCGCATGACCGGTGGCGAGCGCCGAGCGCTCGAGATGGAACATCAGGCCTCGGCGCGCCTGGTGCAGCTCGGCGCCGAGGAGGACTACGAGTATTTCAACACCGAGTTCCACAGCCGGCTTTATCGTGGCGCCCACAACGCGCATATCCAGGACCTGACCGTGACGACGCGCAGCCGGCTGGCGCCGTTCCGGCGGGCGCAGTTCATGCTGCCCGGCCGGCTGGCCAAATCCTGGCAGGAACACGATTTGATCGTCACCGCGATCATGCGCGGCGACGGCGCGGCGGCGGGCAAGGCCGCCAGGGATCATGTCTCGATCGTCAGCGAGGCGAGCGCAGTGTTCGCGGCCGTCGAGCCGATGACCTCCGCGCTCAGCCGATCTGCGCGTCAATGATCTCGACGAAGCGCGCGAAGAGGCCGGCCTGCGACTTGATCTTGAGCTTGCGGTAGATGTTGCGGCGGTGGACCTTGACGGTTCCCGGCACGATCCTGAGCGCCCGCGCGATCGATTCCGTCGAGTGGCCCTGAAGCACCAGGTCGACGACCTGCTTTTCGCGCGAGGTGAGCGACAGGCTCTTCCAGATATGCGCGCGGTCGAATTCGCTAGGAACAGCCGCCGCCTCGCCGCGCGGTGTCGTCGCCGGCTCGTCGGCCGGCAGGTTCGGCCAGCGCAGCCTGACCAGGCCGATCACCGCCGGGGCCATGTCGCGCAGCAGCCTGGCGTCGGCGGTGCCGAACGAACCCGAGGCGCGCAGCCGCATCAGCGACAGCACCAGCGCGTCCTTGCCCGGCAGCGGGACGAAGAAGCCGACCTCCTCGGCGAGCTTGGTCTGGCTGTAGTAGGAGCGGTAATACTCGCTGGCATAGAAGCGGTCCGGCGCCAGTTCGCGCATGCGCCAGAAGCCTTCCTTGCGCTCGACCGCCGCATGGTGGAACGGGTCGAGCAGGTAGGGGCCGTCCTGATAGAGCGCGACGAAGACGTGGCTCTCGGCCGGCGAGAAGGTCTCGAACAGCAGCGGCGGGCGCGCGGCGCCCCTATAGCCGAAGATGACGCAATGATCGAAGCTGACATGGCCGCGCAGCCAGCCGACGATGGCGCGGCCGAAATGATCGCTGCCAGCTTCGCGCGTCGCGGCGATGACGGCGCCGAGCCCGTTGTAGTCATCGCTGCGGGAAACGGCCAATTCATACCCCTTTAAATGATAAAATAGGCTAAATATACCACCGGCGAGGTATATACTAGCCGGCATTGGCTCTGGTAGCGTTTCGAAATCAACTCGCCCTGGAGCCCGCCTTTGACTGCAGCGCCCGATATCGAGTTTCGCGCGGTCACCAAACGCTACGGCGCGGTCATCGCGGTCAGCGGCATTGACCTTGCGATCCCGCCCTCCGCCTTTGTCGCTTTGCTCGGGCCGTCCGGATGCGGCAAGACGACCTGCCTGCGCATGATCGGCGGCTTCGAGCAGCCGAGCGAAGGCCAGGTGCTGATCCGCGGCCGCGACATGGCAGGCACGCCGCCCTACCGGCGGCCGGTCAACATGGTGTTCCAGCAATACGCGCTGTTTCCGCATCTCGATGTCGAGGACAACATCGCCTACGGGCTGCGCCAGGCGAGGCCCAGGCTGTCGTCGCGCGAGATCTCCTTGAGGGCCGGCGAGGCGCTGGCCATGGTGCGGCTCGCCGGCTATGGCCGCCGCAAGATCCACGAGCTTTCCGGCGGCCAGCAGCAGCGTGTCGCGCTGGCCCGCGCGCTGGTCAACAAGCCAGCGGTGCTTCTGCTCGACGAGCCGCTGGCGGCGCTCGACAAGAAGCTGCGCACCGACATGCAGATCGAGCTGCAGAACCTGCAGCGCGAGATCGGCATCACCTTCGTGCTGGTCACGCACGACCAGGAGGAAGCGCTGTCGATGAGCGACCTCGTCTGTGTCATGAATGGCGGCCGCATCGTCCAGCTCGGACAGCCGAACGAGATCTACGACGAGCCGGCCGACCTCTTCGTCGCCGATTTCGTCGGCAAGACCAATCTGTTGAGCGGCACGGTGGCGGGCCTGTCGGGCGACCTCGTCGATGTCGCGCTGGCCGACGGCACGGTGATCGCGGCGCGCAAGCGGGCGCCGCTCAGCCGGGGCGAGCGGGTGTCGGTGTCGCTGCGGCCCGAAACGCTCAGCCTCGGCTTGGCCGGAAACGGCAGCCTGAAGGGCATCGTGCGCAACCGCATCTTCCTGGGCGCGACCGCAGAATACGCCATCGAGGTCCAGGGTATCGGATCACTGCTCGCCAAGGCCGATCACCAGATTGGCCGCGACAACCTCTTCAAGCCGGGCGAACCCGTCGCCATCGGCTTTGCCGCCGGGGCGCCGCTGGCGTTTCCGCAACCCAAGAACAACGGGACCAACCAGAGGGAAAACCACCATGTCGAAATCCTATCGTGACGGACTGCCGATAAGCCCCGAGAAATTCGTCGACCAACTGATGCGCCTGAAGCGCGGCTCGATCGGCCGGCGCGAATTCCTCGGCCTCACCGGCCTTGGCGTCGCCACCGCGGTGATGGCGCGCGAGCTCGGCATCATGCCGACGCCGGCCTACGCCGCCGAAAACCTCGGCGACCGCATGTCGATCGCCACCTGGCCGAACTATCACGACCCCGCGACGTTCGAGAGCTTCAAGGCCGAGACCGGCGTTGCCGTCGAGGTCAACGTCTTCGGCTCGAACGAGGAGATGCTGGCCAAGCTGCAGGCCGGCGGCTCGGGCTGGAGCCTGTTCGTGCCGACCAACTACACGATCTCGACCTACAAGAAGCTCGACATCATCGAAGCGCTCGACATGGCCAAGCTCGGCAATTTCGACGGTTCGCAGGAGGATCCGCGCTTTACCTCGGAAGGCACGATCGACGGGACGATCTACGCCGTGCCGAAGAACTGGGGCACCACCGGCATCGCGATCAACACCAAGAAGCTGACCAAGCCGATGACGAGCTGGAAGGAGTTCTGGGACACAGCCATGGCGGAAGGCGACGGCCGCACCATGGTGCATGACTATCAGCTCACCACGATCGGCAATGCGCTGAAATATTACGGCTATTCCTTCAACTCGCTGAAGCCGGACGAGCTCGCCAAGGCCGAGGAACTGCTGCTCAAGGTCAAGCCGCATCTGTTCGCGGTGTCGAGCGACTATCAGCCGTCGATGCGCGCCGGCGATGCCTGGATGACGATGTGCTGGACCAATGACGGGGCGCAACTCCATCGCGACATCCCGGAGATCGCCTATGTGCTCGGCAAGGAAGGCGGCGAGATCTGGACCGACTTCTACGCCATCCCGAAGGACGCGCCGAACAAGCCGGCCGGCTACGCGCTGCTCAACTACCTGATGAACCCGAAGGTCGCGGTGAAGGAGCACTTGGCCAATGGCGCGCCCTCGATCGATGCGCGCGTCAACGCGCTGCTGCCGAAGGAGGTGATGGACAATCCGATCCTCTACCCGGCGGCGGACCTGTTGAAGCCGCTGGAGTTCGGCGCCGCCGCGACGCTCACCGATCCGGGGCGCGCCGAGCTGATGGCGCGCTTCAAGTCGGCTTGAGCGGAACCGGCCACAAACCCGATCCAGGCAACGCGACCGGCGGGCAATTGCCCGCCGGCACCGAAGCGGCTTTTTCGATGCGCGGC
Coding sequences:
- a CDS encoding BMP family ABC transporter substrate-binding protein, giving the protein MTARFKLSRRDLLRTSAAGAALGLASAAFPIRRAFAASATVGFIYVGPKDDYGYNQAHAEGAATLKSIEGISVVEEENVPETVDVQKTMESMINLDGASLIFPTSFGYFDPHMLAMCAKFPDVQFRHCGGMWNKDKHPMNAGSYFGYIGMGQYLNGVVAGHASKSKKLGFVAAKPIPQVLLNINSFLLGARSVDPAITCQVIFTGEWSLAVKEAEATNALVDQGADVITCHVDSPKVVVETAAGRGAFVCGYHANQSPLAPEKYLTGAEWNWAKVYKMFVDDLIAGTPLPNFTRGGLADGFVKMSPLGPAVNEVARKQFDGTLADMMKGGFSVIKGPLKSNKGVVVATGGQAFAETAIELESMDYLVEGVVGSTA
- a CDS encoding GntR family transcriptional regulator — translated: MVRAIADRIVTGYLRPGERLDEVSLAARFDVSRTPVREALGHLSAMGLVERRPNRGAIVAVVTQEHLASMFESMAELEAICARFSAERMTGGERRALEMEHQASARLVQLGAEEDYEYFNTEFHSRLYRGAHNAHIQDLTVTTRSRLAPFRRAQFMLPGRLAKSWQEHDLIVTAIMRGDGAAAGKAARDHVSIVSEASAVFAAVEPMTSALSRSARQ
- a CDS encoding LuxR C-terminal-related transcriptional regulator, which codes for MAVSRSDDYNGLGAVIAATREAGSDHFGRAIVGWLRGHVSFDHCVIFGYRGAARPPLLFETFSPAESHVFVALYQDGPYLLDPFHHAAVERKEGFWRMRELAPDRFYASEYYRSYYSQTKLAEEVGFFVPLPGKDALVLSLMRLRASGSFGTADARLLRDMAPAVIGLVRLRWPNLPADEPATTPRGEAAAVPSEFDRAHIWKSLSLTSREKQVVDLVLQGHSTESIARALRIVPGTVKVHRRNIYRKLKIKSQAGLFARFVEIIDAQIG
- a CDS encoding ABC transporter ATP-binding protein; translation: MTAAPDIEFRAVTKRYGAVIAVSGIDLAIPPSAFVALLGPSGCGKTTCLRMIGGFEQPSEGQVLIRGRDMAGTPPYRRPVNMVFQQYALFPHLDVEDNIAYGLRQARPRLSSREISLRAGEALAMVRLAGYGRRKIHELSGGQQQRVALARALVNKPAVLLLDEPLAALDKKLRTDMQIELQNLQREIGITFVLVTHDQEEALSMSDLVCVMNGGRIVQLGQPNEIYDEPADLFVADFVGKTNLLSGTVAGLSGDLVDVALADGTVIAARKRAPLSRGERVSVSLRPETLSLGLAGNGSLKGIVRNRIFLGATAEYAIEVQGIGSLLAKADHQIGRDNLFKPGEPVAIGFAAGAPLAFPQPKNNGTNQRENHHVEILS
- a CDS encoding spermidine/putrescine ABC transporter substrate-binding protein, with protein sequence MSKSYRDGLPISPEKFVDQLMRLKRGSIGRREFLGLTGLGVATAVMARELGIMPTPAYAAENLGDRMSIATWPNYHDPATFESFKAETGVAVEVNVFGSNEEMLAKLQAGGSGWSLFVPTNYTISTYKKLDIIEALDMAKLGNFDGSQEDPRFTSEGTIDGTIYAVPKNWGTTGIAINTKKLTKPMTSWKEFWDTAMAEGDGRTMVHDYQLTTIGNALKYYGYSFNSLKPDELAKAEELLLKVKPHLFAVSSDYQPSMRAGDAWMTMCWTNDGAQLHRDIPEIAYVLGKEGGEIWTDFYAIPKDAPNKPAGYALLNYLMNPKVAVKEHLANGAPSIDARVNALLPKEVMDNPILYPAADLLKPLEFGAAATLTDPGRAELMARFKSA